TTTCCGAATCCGGAGGTATGTTTTTGCAGCATCGGATGACAACAAACCGGAAGGCACAAGGCCCTGATCGGAGGCTGGCGACTCACCAACCATTGAATGCTCACTCCCGATATCCGCCCGCGGTTCATGAACGGTAGATTTCCCACCTTGGATTTAAACGCCAAGTTCGCATCGGGACCGGAAACGCCTTTTAAATCATCGCGGCAGGTTTTCTCAACGAATCCTGCCGCGGTGCACTTTTTTCTGAACCGCTATGGTCGATTACGACAATGCATCAGGACTAAACCGCTCAAAATGAACTCAAGGATGTCAAGAAAGTGCTCATGGCAGTGAAATACCAATCCTTCGCCAAATCGTGCCTGACCGTCGGCAAGTGGACCAACCCCGAACCTTTGGACCATGGCCTGGAAATCATCCCGCGAACGGATTTGAGCGACCTGCACGTGGGAGACCTGATGGAAGTGGATGCCCGTTTCCATGGTTAACCGCTCACCGTCTCGGCCAAGAGCATGGAGTGCATCACCGCCCAAAGCAGCAGTTTCGGCCAGAGCGACGGCTACCCTGCCTGATGTCCTATCTCATGGGGGGCAAGGCTCAGTTCCGCGTGCAGAGCAGCGGCCAGTGGCTTATCGATACCAGCCACAAGGAGACTGTATCGCTTCTTTCTTCAGAAATTCGATTACTTTCAATTTCACGAAGAGAACGCTGTCTGGCGGCAATCACATGAACCTTTTAAGCTTTTTCAGATTTTTAAGGTCTCAATCCTCCGCCGAATGACCAACCTTTTAAAGCTTTCCAATGCTGGAATGCTTCGTCCATTTTCTGCTGGTTTTCTGCCCACCACATTCCATCCAATTTAAGGCTGTTCTTGCTGTTTTTGGTTGCAGTAGGAAGCTTTTCCTTCACTGCCGGACTTAAACTTTCAAAAGAAGATTTTCTTGCAGGGCTGTATGCGATATATTTTGTCAGATCCGCAAGCCTTTGGGTGTCGGTTGCAAACTTAAGAAAATCCATTATCTGATTTAAGTTTTCATCTCTTGTCCTTTTAGGAATGCACCACAAATCAAATTCCCAAACTTGACCATCCCATATGATTGTCAAGTCTTTTCCTCCATCTATGGCAGATTGAACCCTTCCATTCCATGCTGATGTCATAACCACCCGACCTTCATCAAGAAACTCAATTGGCTCTGCTCCGGATTCCCACCAGACGATATGACTTTTTATGGAATCAAGTTTTTTGAAAGCCCTTTCAAGTCCCTCTTTTTTTGTAAGCGTTTTATAAACTTCGTTCAAAGGAACACCATCTGCAATTAATGCCCATTCCAGATTTATTCTGGCAGAACTTCTCAAGCCTCTTTTGCCTGGGAACGCATTGATGTCAAAAAAATCTTGTATTGTTTCAGGCTGCTTTTTGGTAAATGTATTGTTTTTATATACAAAGACATTAGCAGAAACCGTATTGCCCACAGCATAATCCGTAAGGGTGCCTTCAATAAAGTCTTTTTGGGCAGCTGTGCCGTCAGGCGCATAAGGCATAGAAGATATATCGATTTTTTCAAGCAATCCCTCTTTACTTGCCCTGATTACATCCGGCAGATACATATCAACCAGATCCCATTTGGTATTATAAGATGAAACTTGAGCCCGAATTTCTTTGAGTCCGCCGTTATAATCCAGAACTTCCACTTCAACTCCTGTTTCTTCTTCATAAGGCTCAACCTGAGCAAGGATATTACTTTTTGTAAAAGCGCCTCCCCAAGAAACTATAGTGAGTTTATCTTTTGTTTTTGAATGTACCGGCTGTACAAAGGACAACACGATGAAAGCAACAATAATTGATTTTATAAAATTCGTCATGGTTTTATGATCTCCTATTTTTAAGCATTCCTTACTATTAATACAGGGCATTTTGCGTAACGCATAACTTGAGAAGAGTTGCCGCCTAATACATACTCTTTTATTGCAGATTGGTGAGATGCTTTAATAATTATAAGATCTGCCTTTAATTCTTTTGCAGCAGTTAAAATCTCTGCATAAGCTTTACCTTCCCTTACAAAACATTCGGTTTCAATATTTTTTGGAATTCTTTCATTCATCAGGATCTCAAGTTGTTTTTCTATTTTTCCCATATATTCATCACGAAAATCTTTTGGAAACTTATATGCATTTATCCCAAAATCCGCCTGTACCAGATTCATCATTTTAACAAATTTCAGATCCAGTACAGTCATGACATTCAGTTTGGAATCAAATTTTTCTGCTTGAGCAATCGCAAATGGAAAAATTGAAGTCCAAGAACTTTCTTTTGTGATGTCTATGGGAACAAGAATATTTTTAAACATAAAAAATCTCCTTATTTCCTTTTAATTTGCAATTGTTTCGTTTAAATTTTTCCAACGCTGTTGTTCGTCTTTGCTTGCTTTTGGCACAAAGAAACCTGTTGCTGCCCATATAATGTCAAGAAGCGGAGAGATCCAGCAGGCAAACGCAAAGGGAGCATAAGCGAGGGTTGGGATACCAAGGGTTCCTGCAACAAAAGCACCTCCGACATTCCAGGGAATCAGAGGAGAAACAAGAGTTCCTCCATCTTCTATGGAACGTGATAAGTTCGTTGTTGAAAGTCCCTGGCCTCTGAATGCAGGTGCAAACATTCTTCCGGGAAGTGCAATTGAAAGATATATATCACCTGTTACAGCATTGGTTCCTACAGCCGCAAATGTACTGGCAGTTATAATTCCAAATCTGTTTTTTGCAACTTTCATAACACTTTCCAGAATTACTTCCAGACAGCGGGTTTTTTCAAGAATCCCGCCAAACCCTAAAGCAATAAGCATAAGTGTTATTGTCCAGGTCATGGATTGGATACCGCCTTTGCTCAATAAATTATCTACAGCAACAATTCCTGTCTGGCTTTTATAACCGCTCTGCATGGCATTGAACACATCGTGAAGGGAAGCCCCCTGGGAAACCATCGCAATTATACCGCCGACGACAACACCCGCAAAGATGGATGGCAGTGCAGGGTATTTTTTTATTGCTGCAACAACAACAATAACAGGTGGAATTAAAAGCCACCAGGAAAGGTAAAAGGTTTCCTGCAGCTTACTGCTTATTATGGCAACTGTTTCGCCATGCATTGTGCCCCCTGAATATTTCATACCGACCACAGCATAAATAATTAGCGCGATTATCATGGAAGGAAGGGTTGTGGGAATCATACCTTTTATATGACTCCAAAGGTCTGTTCCGCAAACAGCAGGTGACAGGTTGGTTGTGTCAGATAAAGGAGACATTTTGTCTCCAAAAAAAGCGCCTGACACTACAGCTCCGCCTGTAAGAGACATGGGAATGCCAAGCCCTTCTCCAATACCTACGAGAGCAAGCCCCACAGTTCCTACCGTTCCCCATGAAGTTCCTGTTGAAAGGGAAATGATTGCACATACGATACAGGCTGCAACCAGAAAAATGCCCGGACTTAAAATTGCAAGTCCATAATAAATTAGAACGGGCACAGTCCCGGAAAGAATCCAAACTCCTATTATCATACCAACCGTCATTAAAATGGCTATTGAAGGAAGAGCCACAGCAATAACCCCAAAAAGTCCGCTTTCCATATCACTCCATTTTACTCCCCACATAAAGGCCATGCCACCTGTAATCATAATTCCAAGTGCAAGAGGAATATGTGGTGTAAAATCCTTAAAATAGAACAATTGGAGCATCATAAGAGCCATAGTTAAAATTATTGGTAAGACAGCCATTAACAAACTCGGTTTTGGAATCTTGTTTTCATCACTGTTTTCCATAAACATTTTCTCCTTTTAAATGTAATGGTTTGGCAGGATTGCACAATATCCTCTTTGATCTGATTTTTACTGCCTGGTTTTAGTACTTAGATAACGCCACAGGATTCATTAAATTTCTCTTAATAGAAATTAATCTATCAAATCGTTTGCGCATCCAAAAAAAGCACTATTGATCGAATAAAGATGGAAGCCTGATTGGTAATGGTTTGAGAAAAGTACAAGCCCGTTTTTATTTTTAAATCGATATTTTCGGGGCCGAAAAAAGCGATTTAAGGCGACCTAAAATAGTTTGCGCTTGAAAACGATCAAGGACGCAATGGTCAGACCGGCAAAAATAATCGTCCTGAGCAGGCTGGATTCTTTTTCCGGAGTTGTTTTAACCGCTTCTTTTATTTCTTCTTCATCTGGCGGTGTCGGCGACGGGGTTGAGTTACTCTCCAGAGGATCTGAATCCAATGTCAGTTTGGCACGCTTTATCATAACTTTTCCTCCAGCCAATGAAATAATTTTTTGATTTCCGATGCAGCCTTCCCGGTATTATCAAATTCGGTAACGGCCCTGCCGTCAATAAGGGAGTGGCTGAAGGCCACCCGGTTGGACAAAGCCACCGGTGCCACCGGCAGTCCGTAGACCGCAAGCGCCTCCCTGGCTTCCGTTACGATCGCACGCTCTTTTTCGGACGGGGATAAAGGCAGGCATTCAGGACGATGGCACCTTTTCCCCCCGCCGACTTGAAGATTTCAACTGATCTCCGGATGGCTTCGAGGTCAATGCAAGATGGATGGAAAGGGTCGTTTTCCCGGTGCCGCCCTTTTGGGCCAGAAGGGTGAGAATCCGCATGTTCTGAAGCCTCTTTGTCCGATATGATAATATGCACATTACCCTTTCTTCGCAGCTATTGCAAACGCGTACGACCTGATAAATTATTATTCCGAAGCGCAGATCCGCAAACTTCTCGCCTCATATAACTTCCAACCGGTTTACGATTTGCAGTTTTTGGGCCTCGGCCATCGGCCATCGACCGGGACGATACAAAGCCCATGTCGTGCAAAAAACGGTAAAACCGATTTCTCGGAAATGAGTTGACAGAACATCCATCCGGATATAAAAGTTATTTTCTTAGTTTTACACCTAAAACAAAAGAAGAAACGCCTTACGGCTGTCGGTTGTGGCGCGACATGAAGTGAAGGCGCGGATAAATCCTTTGTATGCCGGATTTGGTCGCGCCTTTTTTTTTATGGAAGGAGGGTTGGATGAAAAGGTTGATGTGGACTGTCGGTTTACTCGCGTTCGTTTCGGTTTTTCTCGTTATTTCGCCCATTCGGCAGGCTGGCGCTTCGCCGGCTCCGGTACCCCGGCAGATGGACGTCATTATGATCGGCGACCGGCTGGTGGACGTATCCCATAGCTTGGGCGTGGTGCCGGCGGCCATGTCGGTGCGCTGTTCCATTTGGCCTCTGTGCAAACCGCTGCAATCGGCCGTTCAGGTGCTGGGGTGTCCCAATTGCCTGATCAAGAAGAAAGCCGATCCATTGCTCCAGTTTGCCCAAAAGCATAACACGAAGCGCGTCATAATCGAAAAGAGCGATCCGTTCTGCATCTATGTGCCGAAATTGCAGCTTGAGAAAATTGCAACTTTCCTGGAAGGCAAGGGGTTCGAGATCGCATACGTCGATTTTACTCAGGGACTGGGCGGGGCCGTCCGCCAGACAGCCGCTCTTTTGGGATGTACGGAAAAGGTCGATGAGGTATTGGCCGAATATGCCACGACGATGGAAAAAACCCGTAAGAAAATGGCCGGGCAGCAATTTGCCAAATCAGTTGTCATTCTTCGTGGCACTTACCAGTCCACCACGGGAAAGACATTCTTGCGTATCGAGGCTCCCGGTGGATATGCGGACCGCTTTTTGCTCAAGCCCATGGGGATCGAAAATGTCGGCGGGAAAATGATTGCGGTCGGGGAAAAGCCCTCCAAAGGGCATGTAGGCATTCGCAAACTGGATGGACTGATTGCTGCGGCCCCCGACGCCATCGTAATGACCGGCGATGCCATTGCCGTGCAAAAAGCGATGGCTGAAGCGATTCACAAAAATCCGGGTTTGGGTGACGTGCCCGCCATCAAGGCGCATGCCATTTACAGCCTGCCGGGCTACATCGACTCCAGCGTGATCGAATATCCGCTCATCCTGCGGCGCTGGGCTGATGCGCTATGCAGGAAATAGATCAATCTGGACGATTCGTAAAAAAGCTTGACTTTTTTTGTTTAGTAACTATACAAAAAAGTCATGGAAAAAAGAATCATCAAACTGTCAAGAATGCTACTGCGGGTCTTTAACAAATTCGCCCAAAACGAAAAAAAACCGCGCCGCTTTGGCGTGGATGAATTGCTGCATCCGTCCGAGATTCACATGGTCATGTTGATCGGAGACAACCCCGGGGGCCATGGCGCCGAGTTGGCCCGGATTGCCGGTGTCACTCGGGGGGCAGTCTCCCAAATCATTGCCAAGCTCGAAAAAAAGGGGATCGTGGAAAAAATAGATGACCCCGAAAATGGATTAAAGAAGGTGCCGATCCTCACCAACAAGGGCAAAGTGGCTTATTACGCCCACGAGCAATACCATGAAGAGATGGACAAGGGCCTTTATGATTATGTGGCCCGATTGACTGATGAGCAGGTGGCGGTCATCGAAAATTTTTTAAGGGGACTGGAAAAAATGGCGGATCGACGCCGTTGATTTTTTTTAACAATAACGTATAGTAACTAAACAACATTAAAAAGGTGAAAAAATGAAGAAACTGTTTAACCCTCAATCGAAAACCGGCTACAGCCTCATGGTCTGGACCTTTAGAATCATGGATCTTTTCGGCAAACCCGACCGGCTGTTGGAGGATTTCCGGCTTCAAACGGGAAACGTGGTGGTGGACTATGGCTGTGGACCGGGCCGCTATATCCGCAAGGCAGCAGACCAGGTAGGGCCGAATGGTCATGTCTATGCGGCGGACATCCACCCCATGGCCATCGATCTGGTCAGGCAAAAAATCGACAAGTATCGCCTGACCAATGTGACGCCGGTGCTGCTGGGCGACAAGCCGGGAACCATTCCAGATCGCAGCGCCGATATCGTCTATGCCCTGGACATGTTCCACCAGGTCGATGATCCGGCAGCCTTTTTGGACGGAATGCATCGCATCGTTAAACCGGCAGGCGTTCTTTACCTGGAAGACGGGCACCAGCCACGCAGCCAGAGTCTGGAAAAAGTCCAACGCTCCAAACATTGGCGGGTCTCACGGGAAAACAAACATTGGATGGAATTGAAACCCGCTGCTTAGAGGAAAGTGTATAATGCCAAAAAGAATTCCACATACGGATTTTGAGGTAATCACGGGTACTAAAACAACCCGGGA
This window of the uncultured Desulfosarcina sp. genome carries:
- a CDS encoding DUF4198 domain-containing protein — translated: MAVKYQSFAKSCLTVGKWTNPEPLDHGLEIIPRTDLSDLHVGDLMEVDARFHG
- a CDS encoding extracellular solute-binding protein, which gives rise to MTNFIKSIIVAFIVLSFVQPVHSKTKDKLTIVSWGGAFTKSNILAQVEPYEEETGVEVEVLDYNGGLKEIRAQVSSYNTKWDLVDMYLPDVIRASKEGLLEKIDISSMPYAPDGTAAQKDFIEGTLTDYAVGNTVSANVFVYKNNTFTKKQPETIQDFFDINAFPGKRGLRSSARINLEWALIADGVPLNEVYKTLTKKEGLERAFKKLDSIKSHIVWWESGAEPIEFLDEGRVVMTSAWNGRVQSAIDGGKDLTIIWDGQVWEFDLWCIPKRTRDENLNQIMDFLKFATDTQRLADLTKYIAYSPARKSSFESLSPAVKEKLPTATKNSKNSLKLDGMWWAENQQKMDEAFQHWKALKGWSFGGGLRP
- a CDS encoding universal stress protein, with product MFKNILVPIDITKESSWTSIFPFAIAQAEKFDSKLNVMTVLDLKFVKMMNLVQADFGINAYKFPKDFRDEYMGKIEKQLEILMNERIPKNIETECFVREGKAYAEILTAAKELKADLIIIKASHQSAIKEYVLGGNSSQVMRYAKCPVLIVRNA
- the nhaC gene encoding Na+/H+ antiporter NhaC; protein product: MENSDENKIPKPSLLMAVLPIILTMALMMLQLFYFKDFTPHIPLALGIMITGGMAFMWGVKWSDMESGLFGVIAVALPSIAILMTVGMIIGVWILSGTVPVLIYYGLAILSPGIFLVAACIVCAIISLSTGTSWGTVGTVGLALVGIGEGLGIPMSLTGGAVVSGAFFGDKMSPLSDTTNLSPAVCGTDLWSHIKGMIPTTLPSMIIALIIYAVVGMKYSGGTMHGETVAIISSKLQETFYLSWWLLIPPVIVVVAAIKKYPALPSIFAGVVVGGIIAMVSQGASLHDVFNAMQSGYKSQTGIVAVDNLLSKGGIQSMTWTITLMLIALGFGGILEKTRCLEVILESVMKVAKNRFGIITASTFAAVGTNAVTGDIYLSIALPGRMFAPAFRGQGLSTTNLSRSIEDGGTLVSPLIPWNVGGAFVAGTLGIPTLAYAPFAFACWISPLLDIIWAATGFFVPKASKDEQQRWKNLNETIAN
- a CDS encoding ABC transporter substrate-binding protein — its product is MKRLMWTVGLLAFVSVFLVISPIRQAGASPAPVPRQMDVIMIGDRLVDVSHSLGVVPAAMSVRCSIWPLCKPLQSAVQVLGCPNCLIKKKADPLLQFAQKHNTKRVIIEKSDPFCIYVPKLQLEKIATFLEGKGFEIAYVDFTQGLGGAVRQTAALLGCTEKVDEVLAEYATTMEKTRKKMAGQQFAKSVVILRGTYQSTTGKTFLRIEAPGGYADRFLLKPMGIENVGGKMIAVGEKPSKGHVGIRKLDGLIAAAPDAIVMTGDAIAVQKAMAEAIHKNPGLGDVPAIKAHAIYSLPGYIDSSVIEYPLILRRWADALCRK
- a CDS encoding MarR family transcriptional regulator, with protein sequence MEKRIIKLSRMLLRVFNKFAQNEKKPRRFGVDELLHPSEIHMVMLIGDNPGGHGAELARIAGVTRGAVSQIIAKLEKKGIVEKIDDPENGLKKVPILTNKGKVAYYAHEQYHEEMDKGLYDYVARLTDEQVAVIENFLRGLEKMADRRR
- a CDS encoding methyltransferase domain-containing protein, translated to MKKLFNPQSKTGYSLMVWTFRIMDLFGKPDRLLEDFRLQTGNVVVDYGCGPGRYIRKAADQVGPNGHVYAADIHPMAIDLVRQKIDKYRLTNVTPVLLGDKPGTIPDRSADIVYALDMFHQVDDPAAFLDGMHRIVKPAGVLYLEDGHQPRSQSLEKVQRSKHWRVSRENKHWMELKPAA